In Haemophilus parainfluenzae, one genomic interval encodes:
- the nusB gene encoding transcription antitermination factor NusB translates to MTEKKEPVKKVSPRRRARECAVQALYSWALSGNAPEQVELTFVVDQDLKGVDKPYFSRLFRQTVANVEAVDFSMSHYLDRTLDELDPIEKAILRLAVYELQFEPDVPYKVAINEAIEVAKVFGADESHKYINGVLDKVAPALGRK, encoded by the coding sequence ATGACAGAGAAAAAAGAACCTGTAAAAAAAGTATCGCCACGTCGTAGAGCGAGAGAATGTGCGGTTCAAGCATTATATTCTTGGGCACTCTCTGGTAATGCACCAGAACAAGTGGAACTTACTTTCGTTGTAGATCAAGATTTAAAAGGTGTGGATAAACCTTATTTTAGCCGCCTTTTCCGTCAAACTGTTGCGAATGTAGAAGCCGTTGATTTTTCAATGAGCCATTATTTAGATCGCACGTTGGATGAATTAGATCCGATTGAAAAAGCGATTTTGCGTTTAGCGGTTTACGAACTTCAATTTGAACCAGATGTCCCGTATAAAGTGGCGATTAATGAGGCAATTGAAGTGGCGAAAGTGTTTGGTGCAGATGAAAGCCATAAATACATTAACGGTGTATTGGATAAAGTCGCTCCTGCATTAGGTCGCAAATAA
- the thiL gene encoding thiamine-phosphate kinase translates to MSTGEFDLIGRYFSIQKGNQHFVDFSIGDDCAITHIPEGYQLAITTDTMVEGTHFLSSIYPQDLAYKAIATNLSDLAAMGAKPAWISLALTLPEVDENWLSQFSQSLFDTLNQYDVTLIGGDTTKGPLSVTITAQGFVPKGKALFRHNAKVGDLIYVSGTLGDSAAGLNWILQGKSAVDFDTEFLVKRHFHPTPRVELGQALVNVAHSCIDISDGLVADLGHILTRSQCSAEIELSTLPFSTSLKKTYSLEKAEAFALSGGEDYELCFTVPTNKKSEIEKLSQSLNAPCTCIGKIVQQNNNPITFLKDGRVINYQAPSGFDHFKDK, encoded by the coding sequence ATGAGTACGGGTGAATTTGATCTTATAGGGCGATATTTCTCAATACAAAAAGGCAATCAACACTTTGTTGATTTCAGTATTGGGGATGATTGTGCGATCACTCATATTCCAGAAGGCTATCAGCTTGCCATTACCACCGATACAATGGTCGAGGGCACGCATTTTTTATCTTCTATTTATCCCCAAGATTTAGCCTATAAAGCTATCGCGACAAATCTAAGTGATTTAGCTGCTATGGGCGCTAAACCTGCTTGGATTTCTCTTGCACTGACATTACCTGAAGTTGATGAAAACTGGCTAAGCCAATTTAGTCAAAGTCTATTTGATACATTAAATCAATATGATGTGACGTTAATTGGTGGCGATACAACAAAAGGCCCACTTTCTGTAACCATTACAGCGCAAGGTTTCGTACCAAAAGGAAAGGCTTTATTCCGACATAACGCGAAGGTTGGAGATTTAATTTATGTATCGGGCACGTTAGGTGATAGTGCGGCGGGTTTAAATTGGATCTTACAGGGTAAAAGTGCGGTCGATTTTGATACTGAATTTTTAGTAAAACGCCATTTTCACCCGACGCCACGCGTTGAATTAGGTCAAGCCTTAGTGAATGTAGCGCATTCATGCATTGATATTTCAGATGGTCTCGTTGCCGATTTAGGGCATATTTTAACGAGAAGCCAATGTTCAGCTGAGATTGAATTATCAACCTTGCCTTTCTCCACATCACTCAAAAAAACATATAGCTTAGAAAAAGCAGAAGCGTTTGCATTAAGTGGCGGGGAAGATTATGAGCTTTGCTTTACGGTTCCCACAAATAAAAAATCTGAGATTGAGAAGTTATCTCAATCGTTGAATGCACCTTGTACCTGTATCGGAAAAATTGTTCAGCAAAATAACAATCCGATTACTTTTTTAAAAGATGGACGTGTAATCAATTATCAAGCGCCGTCTGGTTTCGATCATTTTAAGGATAAATAA
- the ribE gene encoding 6,7-dimethyl-8-ribityllumazine synthase yields MKVLEGAVAAPNAKIAVVIARFNSFINESLLEGAVDALKRIGQVKDENITIVRAPGAYELPLVARRLAESKKFDAIVALGTVIRGGTAHFEYVAGEASSGLGQVAMQAEIPVAFGVLTTENIEQAIERAGTKAGNKGAEAALTALEMVNLLQQIDAA; encoded by the coding sequence ATGAAAGTTTTAGAAGGTGCGGTAGCTGCGCCAAATGCTAAAATTGCAGTGGTGATTGCTCGTTTTAACAGTTTTATTAATGAAAGTTTATTAGAAGGTGCGGTAGATGCATTAAAACGTATCGGCCAAGTGAAAGATGAGAATATCACAATCGTTCGTGCACCAGGTGCGTATGAACTTCCATTAGTGGCACGTCGTTTAGCTGAAAGCAAAAAATTTGATGCAATCGTCGCACTAGGTACGGTAATCCGTGGTGGTACAGCTCACTTTGAATATGTGGCTGGCGAAGCAAGCAGCGGTTTAGGTCAAGTAGCAATGCAAGCTGAAATTCCTGTGGCATTCGGTGTTTTAACGACTGAAAACATTGAGCAAGCTATCGAGCGCGCAGGTACTAAAGCAGGTAATAAAGGTGCAGAAGCAGCATTAACTGCACTTGAAATGGTGAACCTTTTACAACAAATTGATGCGGCATAA
- the glgA gene encoding glycogen synthase GlgA, with protein sequence MRVLHVCSELYPLLKTGGLADVLGALPFAQKEIGIDTRILLPAYPKISAGIENTYVVTEFDNFAGHIVLRYGEYNGVGIYLIDAPHLYWRDGNPYHDTDYNDYADNYKRFALLGWVGAELATGLDSWWRAEVVHAHDWHAGLAAAYLFNKGRPAKSVFTIHNLAYQGQFAHRHLYEIGLPEGMFHVDGLELFGQISYLKAGLYYSDMVTAVSPTYAKEITTPDFAYGLQGLLTDLREAGKLTGILNGVDQEIWHPSCDPYIQHHYKLKSIASKKKNKADLQAYFNLPQQPDALLFVMVTRLTEQKGVDLLIATADEIVKQGGQLTILGSGAKHLEEGICQLAQRYPEHIAVKIGYDEALSHLMVAGGDVILVPSRFEPCGLTQLYGLQYGTLPLVRATGGLADTVTNSTSETIKERTATGFVFQKAEADDLRNAIQHAFALWQKQRVWAMVRNNAMAQDFSWKNAAAQYEQLYLSILNQ encoded by the coding sequence ATGAGAGTTTTACATGTTTGCTCGGAGCTGTATCCCTTACTCAAAACTGGCGGACTTGCCGATGTTTTAGGGGCGTTACCTTTTGCACAAAAAGAAATTGGTATTGATACACGTATTTTGTTGCCGGCTTATCCAAAAATTTCTGCGGGCATTGAGAATACGTATGTTGTGACAGAATTTGATAATTTTGCAGGTCATATTGTATTGCGTTATGGTGAATACAATGGAGTAGGGATTTATCTGATTGATGCGCCACATCTTTATTGGCGGGATGGGAATCCTTATCATGATACCGATTACAATGATTATGCCGATAACTATAAGCGTTTTGCTTTATTAGGCTGGGTGGGTGCTGAGCTTGCGACAGGCTTAGACAGTTGGTGGCGAGCTGAAGTGGTGCATGCTCATGATTGGCATGCAGGTTTAGCGGCAGCTTATCTCTTCAATAAAGGTCGTCCAGCAAAATCAGTATTTACGATTCATAACCTTGCTTATCAAGGACAATTCGCACATCGTCACCTATATGAAATTGGCTTACCGGAAGGCATGTTCCATGTTGATGGTCTAGAGTTATTTGGTCAAATTTCGTATTTGAAAGCAGGACTTTATTATTCCGACATGGTGACAGCTGTTAGTCCAACTTATGCGAAAGAAATTACTACACCAGACTTTGCGTATGGCTTACAAGGGTTGTTAACAGATTTACGTGAAGCGGGTAAGTTGACGGGTATTTTAAATGGGGTGGATCAAGAAATTTGGCACCCAAGCTGTGATCCTTATATTCAGCATCACTATAAATTGAAATCTATCGCGAGTAAGAAAAAAAATAAAGCCGATTTACAAGCTTATTTCAATTTACCACAACAGCCAGATGCACTCTTATTTGTGATGGTGACTCGCTTAACAGAACAAAAAGGCGTAGATTTACTGATTGCGACAGCGGATGAAATTGTTAAACAAGGTGGTCAACTAACGATTCTCGGTTCCGGTGCTAAACATTTAGAAGAGGGAATTTGCCAATTAGCACAACGTTACCCAGAACATATTGCAGTAAAAATTGGCTATGATGAAGCGCTTTCACATTTAATGGTTGCGGGTGGTGATGTCATTTTAGTACCAAGCCGTTTTGAACCTTGTGGATTAACTCAATTGTATGGCTTGCAATATGGCACATTGCCGCTTGTTCGCGCAACAGGAGGATTAGCCGATACTGTCACGAACAGTACAAGCGAAACCATTAAAGAGCGTACTGCAACAGGCTTTGTATTCCAAAAAGCCGAAGCTGATGATTTACGAAACGCTATCCAACATGCTTTTGCATTATGGCAAAAACAACGTGTTTGGGCGATGGTTCGTAATAACGCCATGGCACAGGACTTTAGTTGGAAAAATGCCGCCGCTCAATATGAGCAACTCTATTTAAGCATTTTAAACCAATAA
- a CDS encoding glycogen/starch/alpha-glucan phosphorylase translates to MIMDNFDSPFLYNRPSIDVEGVKKAIVYKLIFLIGRSPKEASQRDWLNATLHAVRDLVTEGWITTARQSRAEETRRVYYLSMEFLIGRTLSNAMIAEGIYDVAQKALAELNVDLEEIIEKEVDPGLGNGGLGRLAACFMDSLATLAIPAMGYGIRYEYGMFRQKIENGQQVERPDDWLEKGAPWEFMRPSKRFSIDFGGHIYFEGKKCIWNPAEKVTALAYDQMIPGYKNDSASTLRLWSAHGGEVFDLAEFNRGDHLAAVATRSANQNLSRVLYPDDSTWNGRELRLRQEYFLVSASLQDILRRHLRTHGTLDNLADKVAIHLNDTHPTLAIPELMRILIDLHGYSWQNAWDVTRRIFSYTCHTLMSEALETWPVEMMAKILPRHLQMIFEINDHFLEYVKTYVTTDMEFIRRVSLIEEGHQRKVRMGWLSVVGSHKVNGVAAIHSDLMVSSTFADFARIYPERFTNVTNGITPRRWLAVANPKLAALFDQYIGSEWRCDLSQIEKLKAFADKGEFKRAVADIKYDNKVKLAQYVKKTLNIDLDPHALFDVQVKRIHEYKRQMLNVLHIIARYNEMLAHPEKDWQPRVFILAGKAASAYYAAKQTIRLINDVANVINNDERLKGRLKVVFIPNYSVSLAQLIIPAADISEQISLAGTEASGTSNMKFALNGALTLGTLDGANVEILDNVGKDHIFIFGNTVEQVEALRREGYRPFDYYQNDEQLREVIDQIIRGDFSPEEPNRYHSLIQGLQYHDYYQSFADFRSYVEAQKAVDKKYQDRDAWIASTIQNMVNMGFFSSDRTILEYAKNIWKIEPLKLEK, encoded by the coding sequence ATGATCATGGACAATTTTGATTCGCCATTTCTTTATAATCGACCTAGCATTGATGTTGAAGGCGTAAAAAAAGCAATTGTTTATAAATTAATTTTCTTAATCGGTCGTTCGCCAAAAGAGGCGAGTCAACGTGACTGGTTAAATGCAACCCTTCATGCGGTACGTGATTTAGTGACAGAAGGTTGGATTACGACTGCACGCCAATCTCGTGCAGAAGAAACTCGCCGTGTTTATTATCTTTCTATGGAATTCTTAATCGGCCGTACACTTTCTAATGCGATGATTGCAGAAGGCATTTATGATGTGGCACAAAAAGCCTTGGCTGAATTAAATGTTGATTTGGAAGAGATTATTGAAAAAGAAGTGGATCCTGGTTTAGGTAATGGTGGTTTAGGTCGTCTTGCTGCTTGTTTTATGGATTCCCTTGCAACGTTGGCTATTCCTGCAATGGGCTACGGTATTCGTTATGAATACGGTATGTTCCGTCAAAAAATTGAAAATGGTCAGCAGGTTGAACGCCCTGATGATTGGTTAGAAAAAGGTGCACCTTGGGAATTTATGCGTCCATCAAAACGTTTTAGCATTGATTTTGGTGGTCATATTTATTTTGAAGGCAAAAAATGTATTTGGAATCCAGCTGAAAAAGTGACCGCACTTGCATACGACCAAATGATTCCTGGCTATAAAAATGATTCAGCATCAACGTTGCGTTTATGGTCTGCTCATGGTGGTGAGGTGTTTGATTTAGCCGAGTTTAACCGTGGTGATCACTTAGCTGCAGTTGCAACGCGTTCAGCTAACCAAAACCTTTCTCGTGTCCTTTATCCAGACGATTCTACCTGGAATGGTCGTGAATTACGTTTACGTCAAGAATACTTCTTAGTATCAGCGTCTTTACAAGATATTCTTCGTCGCCATTTAAGAACACATGGCACGTTAGATAATTTAGCAGATAAAGTGGCGATTCACTTAAATGATACCCACCCAACATTAGCCATTCCTGAGTTGATGCGTATTTTAATCGATTTACACGGTTACTCATGGCAAAACGCTTGGGATGTGACTCGTCGTATCTTCTCTTATACTTGCCATACTTTAATGTCAGAAGCATTAGAAACCTGGCCGGTAGAAATGATGGCGAAAATCTTACCTCGTCACTTACAAATGATTTTTGAAATCAATGATCATTTCCTTGAGTATGTGAAAACTTATGTCACCACCGATATGGAATTTATCCGTCGTGTATCACTTATCGAGGAAGGACATCAACGTAAAGTTCGCATGGGCTGGTTATCTGTTGTCGGTTCTCATAAAGTAAACGGTGTAGCAGCAATCCACTCAGATCTCATGGTTTCTTCAACCTTTGCTGATTTTGCTCGTATCTATCCAGAACGTTTCACCAATGTGACAAACGGTATTACACCACGTCGTTGGCTTGCAGTAGCGAACCCTAAATTAGCGGCTTTATTTGATCAATATATCGGTTCTGAATGGCGTTGCGATTTAAGCCAAATTGAAAAACTTAAAGCGTTTGCAGATAAAGGTGAATTTAAGCGTGCTGTCGCAGATATCAAATACGATAACAAAGTGAAATTAGCACAATATGTGAAGAAAACACTTAACATCGATTTAGATCCACACGCATTATTTGACGTTCAAGTAAAACGTATTCACGAATACAAACGTCAAATGCTTAATGTGTTACACATTATCGCTCGTTACAACGAAATGTTGGCACACCCAGAAAAAGATTGGCAGCCACGCGTATTTATTTTAGCGGGTAAAGCGGCTTCGGCTTACTATGCGGCAAAACAAACCATTCGTTTAATTAACGATGTCGCGAATGTCATCAATAACGATGAGCGCTTAAAAGGTCGTTTAAAAGTTGTATTTATCCCGAACTACAGCGTAAGTCTTGCACAATTGATCATTCCTGCTGCAGATATTTCTGAGCAAATCTCTCTTGCAGGAACAGAAGCATCAGGTACCAGTAACATGAAGTTCGCCTTAAATGGTGCGTTAACATTAGGTACACTTGATGGTGCGAACGTTGAGATTTTAGATAACGTTGGTAAGGATCATATCTTTATCTTTGGTAATACGGTTGAACAGGTTGAAGCATTACGTCGCGAAGGTTATCGTCCGTTTGATTATTATCAAAATGACGAGCAGTTACGTGAAGTCATTGACCAAATCATTCGTGGTGATTTCTCACCGGAAGAACCGAACCGTTATCACTCTCTCATTCAAGGTTTGCAATACCACGATTATTATCAATCCTTTGCTGATTTCCGCAGTTATGTGGAAGCACAAAAAGCGGTAGATAAAAAATATCAAGATCGTGATGCATGGATAGCAAGTACCATTCAAAATATGGTGAACATGGGCTTCTTCTCATCAGACCGTACGATTCTTGAATATGCGAAAAATATCTGGAAAATTGAGCCGTTAAAACTCGAGAAGTAA